Below is a window of Flavobacterium cyclinae DNA.
TCACAGCAGAAAAAGATTTAGACGAACTAGCCGTAAAAATTTCAAGAGAGCGTAGCAAACGAGAAATCAAACCGGCTTTGAAAGTTTTAAAAGAAGTATCAACCATCAAATCTGACGGAACTGAAGCAGAAAGACATTTCGTAGATCAAACCACAAAATTGTACGATTTCGTTTTAAAAGCCGATAACGTTTTAGATAAAATCACAGAATACAAAGACAATTGGTTAGCTAAATTGGTTGTTAAAATCATGAAATAGTTTTTTTACCATTAAAAAAATAACATTTTAAAAACTATTCAATGAGACCGATAAAAAACAATAACAAAGAACGAATTAAATAAAAAAATTTAATTAAAACTTTCAATTTTTTCTGAAAGTTTAAAAATAACAGATAATATGAAAACAATAAAAGCACTCAACACAATAGCAATTGGAATACCAATAATTCTAGCTTCAATTGGTTATTTCACCAATGACCCATCAGGAAACTACTATGGATTTGCTCTGTTTTCAACAATACTTACTGGTTTTATACAACTAATATTAGGTATAATACTCCTTTTTAAATTCAAAGAAAACATTCATTACAAAATATATTTTATAAGTGTCATAATATTCTTTTCTCTTTGGATTTGGAGTCCATCAATAGGAAAAGTAGACTATTTTACTTATACATTGATTTATATTCCACCAATATTAGCAATCTACTTATCGATATTAATCTATAAAACTCCAAACAAATGAACCTCAACATCATCGCCTATCTCATCTATTTCAGCATCACAGGCATTATTATTGTAAAGGTTGGAAGAATTTGCTATAACAATGGAAACATTTTCGTTTCGCAATTGATTCCTAATCATGAAGATCTTTGTCATAAAATTAACCAATTGCTTTTGGTAGGATATTATCTCTTAAATATTGGTTATTGTGCGATGACAATAATTTCTTGGGAACAAATTGAAAGTATCACGCAACTCATTGAAGTGATTACCTCAAAATCGGCCTTCATTATATTAACGATTGCCGTGATGCATTACTTCAACATAATTTTATTAACGAATTACATCAAAAAATTAATTTAAACACACGTATTATGGAAACTACAAAAATTTTAATCGGTTATGCAATTTATCTTCCAATTGCCTTATTTTTAACCTACTATGTTTCAAAAACACTTTTTAAAAACAGTAAAATTTACATGTTGGATATTTTTAAAGGTCGAGAAGAAATCGCCAACGCAACTAACAAACTTTTCGAAACTGGATTTTATTTATTGAATTTAGGTTTTGCGCTTATGATTTTAGAAATGAACATATATGACAACAGTTATCAAGTATTAATTGAAAAACTGAGTTACAAAATTGGAGGGTTTTCAATTTATTTAGGATTGATGCTATTCTTAAACTTATATTTCTTCTTTAGAGGAAAACGAAAATCAAGTCAAGCTCAAATGGAACAACAAATGGTGATTAATGGATAAATTCACAATCCTGACAGGTTTTTGAAACCTGTCAGGATTAAAGAAACAAACAACATGAATTGGTCTTATCTATTAAAACATTGGTTTTCAACTTTATTAGTTGCACCAATTATTTCTGATATTATAAATTACTTTTTTAAAGACACACATACCTTATTTAATCTAACTACTGTCTATCCTATTACGGTAATATTTGGATTATTTTTTTCACTACCAACTTATTTCATAATAGGATTAACATATTATGCATTTAATAAAAAAGGTGTAAATTCTAATAACATAAAATTATTTATACTAATTGTATGCTCAATTGGAATTATTATATCATTTTATATCATTTTATATCATTTTTAACAATAGAGAAAAAAATATTGCTCTAGCCTATTTAGTAACATCAATATTTTTTGGGTTGTTTTATAAAATAGAAAACAATGAAACAAATAAAAATAAATGAAATTATTGTTGCAGATGATAAAACCTATCTGAACAATTATATAACCACCAAAACCAACCACCACAAAATTGGAATGCTTTCTACCCAAAATGAAGCATAATATCTGGAGCGATTTTCATTAGCAAAATAAATAAATACCGCAATTGTAATACAAACCAACAACTTAAATAATAAAGGCAAAAAATGATGATTATCGTAGTAAAAAAACTCTAACAGCAAAAGCATAAAAAGTAAAATATAACCCAATTTTTTCGTCAGCCTTACTCCTATCCGTTGTGGAACCGTTTGTAAATGAGGATCATCAAATTTAACATCCACAATTTCAAAAACTAAAACAAGTGAAAAGACTAATAAAAATCGCTGTATTGCCATTAATATAACATCAAATGAAAAAGCAACAGAAGCTTCTTGTAAAGGCAACACAACCGTTACCCCTACCCATGTAAGACTCACGATGTAAATTTTTATTCCTTTCCAGTTTCTTGCATTCTGTTTGTTTGGAAAAAAAGGCAATGTATATAAAAGCGTTAGTCCAAAAAATGCAACAGCACTTAA
It encodes the following:
- a CDS encoding GbsR/MarR family transcriptional regulator, with translation MEFKEAKNKFVQTWGALGSQWGINKTMAQIHALLMVSHEPVSMEDIMEELQISRGNASMNLRALMDWGIVYKEYKAGERREFFTAEKDLDELAVKISRERSKREIKPALKVLKEVSTIKSDGTEAERHFVDQTTKLYDFVLKADNVLDKITEYKDNWLAKLVVKIMK